The Limnochordia bacterium genome window below encodes:
- the murJ gene encoding murein biosynthesis integral membrane protein MurJ: MSNRQVARNATIVMIGIFISRVLGLVRERAVAQVFGRTQQTDAYFAAFGIPDLMYYLLVGGALSAAFIPVFTSYLAQDDEETAWHVASTFITATVILLLIFTVVGEIFTPQLAPLVAYDYSGEQLALLVQLMRIVFPAVLFTALAGLEMGVLNSYQHFTAPVVGPILYNLGIIAGAYVLGPKYGVFGMAVGLVVGAFGNFAIQLPVLLRYTRAYRPILDLRHPGIRKMGALMLPAMVGLSVNQLNLMISQNIASGLAEGSITALRLANRLMQFPLGVFAMGISTAVFPLLTRLAATNAYKELKETYSLGLRTVLIITIPASLGLLVLGEPIVRFLFQTGEFTVADTQATAYALFFYALALPALSGIQLTSRMFYALYDTKTPVKIGILSVIVSTALSLLFLNFTGLDYGGLALAFSVATTVNFIVYILILRKKLGGIDGGRILTSVVKSSLASLVMGVVVYLSSNLVGQWVSLATTRGRLLQMAIPMLIGIIVYGVFLLAFRMEELEFLLSAVKGRKKRLPAKE; the protein is encoded by the coding sequence ATGTCAAATCGTCAAGTGGCAAGAAATGCCACTATTGTTATGATCGGTATTTTCATCAGTCGGGTACTGGGATTAGTGCGGGAGCGGGCAGTAGCCCAGGTATTCGGCCGTACCCAGCAGACAGATGCCTATTTTGCCGCCTTCGGTATTCCTGACTTGATGTACTACTTGCTGGTGGGCGGAGCCCTATCTGCCGCCTTTATCCCTGTCTTTACCTCCTATCTGGCCCAGGATGATGAAGAGACCGCCTGGCATGTGGCCAGTACCTTTATCACAGCCACTGTGATCTTATTATTGATCTTTACTGTTGTTGGTGAGATCTTTACACCCCAGTTAGCACCCCTTGTGGCCTACGATTACTCTGGAGAGCAGCTTGCTTTGCTAGTGCAGCTGATGAGGATCGTATTTCCTGCGGTACTATTCACAGCACTGGCGGGTCTTGAAATGGGTGTACTGAATAGTTATCAGCATTTTACAGCACCGGTGGTCGGTCCCATTCTATATAATCTAGGGATTATTGCCGGAGCATACGTTTTGGGTCCTAAGTACGGTGTGTTTGGCATGGCTGTCGGCTTGGTGGTGGGCGCCTTTGGCAATTTCGCCATACAGCTACCGGTTTTACTGCGCTATACTAGGGCCTATCGACCTATCTTAGATTTACGACATCCTGGTATCCGTAAAATGGGGGCTTTGATGTTGCCAGCTATGGTGGGGCTGTCGGTTAACCAGTTGAACCTCATGATTAGCCAAAACATTGCTTCTGGTCTAGCTGAAGGTAGCATTACAGCGTTGCGCCTGGCAAATCGCTTAATGCAGTTCCCCCTCGGGGTGTTTGCCATGGGTATTTCCACCGCTGTTTTTCCCTTACTAACGAGACTTGCAGCAACTAATGCCTACAAGGAGCTGAAGGAAACATACTCCCTGGGACTACGTACGGTACTGATCATTACGATTCCGGCAAGTCTTGGCTTACTAGTATTGGGGGAGCCGATTGTACGGTTCTTGTTTCAGACGGGTGAGTTCACGGTCGCGGATACCCAAGCCACTGCCTATGCCTTGTTCTTTTACGCACTAGCCCTGCCGGCCCTTTCTGGGATCCAGCTCACAAGCAGAATGTTCTATGCCCTATACGATACGAAAACGCCGGTTAAGATCGGGATCTTATCAGTAATCGTGAGCACTGCTTTAAGCCTCCTCTTCCTGAATTTCACCGGCCTTGACTATGGTGGTTTGGCCCTTGCCTTTTCCGTGGCAACAACGGTGAACTTTATAGTTTATATCTTGATCCTCCGCAAGAAGCTTGGTGGCATCGATGGGGGACGAATCCTCACAAGTGTAGTGAAGTCCTCACTGGCATCATTGGTGATGGGAGTTGTGGTGTATCTGTCCAGTAATCTGGTGGGTCAATGGGTATCCCTTGCTACGACCCGGGGTAGGTTACTGCAGATGGCGATACCTATGCTTATAGGTATCATCGTCTATGGTGTATTCTTACTCGCCTTCCGGATGGAAGAACTAGAGTTTCTCCTCAGTGCAGTTAAGGGCCGGAAGAAGCGACTTCCTGCAAAGGAGTAG